In a genomic window of Streptomyces sp. NBC_01231:
- a CDS encoding META domain-containing protein, whose translation MYRQKQRLIKPLITTAAVALIPLAAACGNEKAGSGGEQADSGAVGAEQPVTDVRWNIDSVTAKGKTHKTDSNAHLTFDKKTGKVGGRLGCNHVNAKATVRDGHITLGTPATTRMMCDASLMETERALLSLFDGKVSYRVDQETLTLTSTNGTSVRAVAAE comes from the coding sequence ATGTACCGGCAGAAGCAGCGACTGATCAAGCCCCTGATCACGACGGCCGCCGTGGCCCTCATCCCTCTCGCGGCGGCCTGCGGCAACGAGAAGGCGGGCAGCGGCGGCGAACAGGCCGACAGCGGCGCGGTCGGCGCCGAACAGCCCGTCACCGACGTGCGGTGGAACATCGACAGCGTCACCGCCAAGGGCAAGACGCACAAGACCGACTCGAACGCCCACCTCACCTTCGACAAGAAGACCGGCAAGGTCGGCGGCCGGCTCGGCTGCAACCACGTCAACGCCAAGGCCACCGTGCGCGACGGACATATCACTCTGGGCACCCCGGCCACCACCCGAATGATGTGCGACGCCTCACTCATGGAGACCGAACGGGCCTTGCTGAGCCTCTTCGACGGGAAGGTCAGCTACCGGGTCGACCAGGAAACCCTCACGCTGACCAGCACAAACGGCACAAGTGTGCGGGCGGTCGCCGCCGAGTGA
- the purQ gene encoding phosphoribosylformylglycinamidine synthase subunit PurQ, with translation MTARIGVVTFPGSLDDRDTQRAIRLAGAEPVALWHKDKDLHQVDAVVLCGGFSYGDYLRAGAIARFSPVMEPLLEQAKAGLPLLGICNGFQILTEAHLLPGGMLGNDHLHFICRDQKLRVENADTAWTTDYTAGQEITIPLKNMDGRYVADEYTLDKLEAEGRVAFRYVVGGGAADEGHGNPNGSLRDIAGITNEAGNVVGLMPHPEHAVEPLIGSGRTDGLPFFTSILKKLVNA, from the coding sequence GTGACCGCTCGTATTGGCGTCGTCACTTTCCCGGGCAGCCTCGACGACCGGGACACGCAGCGTGCGATCCGCCTCGCGGGCGCCGAGCCGGTCGCCCTGTGGCACAAGGACAAGGACCTCCACCAGGTCGACGCCGTGGTGCTGTGCGGCGGTTTCTCCTACGGCGACTATCTGCGGGCCGGTGCCATCGCCCGTTTCTCGCCGGTGATGGAGCCCCTCCTCGAGCAGGCGAAGGCCGGACTGCCGCTCCTCGGTATCTGCAACGGCTTCCAGATCCTCACCGAGGCCCACCTCCTCCCGGGCGGGATGCTCGGCAACGACCACCTCCACTTCATCTGCCGCGACCAGAAGCTGCGGGTGGAGAACGCGGACACCGCCTGGACGACCGACTACACGGCCGGCCAGGAGATCACCATCCCGCTGAAGAACATGGACGGCCGGTACGTCGCCGACGAGTACACCCTCGACAAGCTGGAGGCCGAGGGCCGGGTCGCGTTCCGCTACGTGGTCGGCGGCGGAGCCGCCGACGAGGGACACGGCAACCCGAACGGCTCGCTGCGGGACATCGCCGGCATCACCAACGAGGCCGGCAACGTCGTAGGCCTCATGCCGCACCCGGAGCACGCCGTCGAGCCGCTCATCGGGTCCGGCCGCACCGACGGCCTCCCCTTCTTCACCTCGATCCTCAAGAAGCTGGTCAACGCATGA
- the purS gene encoding phosphoribosylformylglycinamidine synthase subunit PurS: MARVVVDVMLKPEILDPQGQAVQRALPRLGFEGISDVRQGKRFELEVDGPVDEAVLARIHDLAESFLANTVIEDFTVKVEEVAGAAK, encoded by the coding sequence GTGGCACGCGTCGTAGTCGACGTCATGCTCAAGCCGGAGATCCTCGACCCCCAGGGCCAGGCGGTGCAGCGCGCACTGCCGCGGCTGGGTTTCGAAGGGATCTCCGACGTACGTCAGGGAAAGCGATTCGAACTGGAAGTTGACGGGCCGGTCGACGAGGCCGTGCTCGCCCGCATCCACGATCTCGCGGAATCCTTCCTCGCCAACACCGTGATCGAGGACTTCACCGTCAAGGTGGAGGAAGTCGCGGGGGCCGCGAAGTGA
- a CDS encoding DUF6274 family protein, translated as MAASARHETRALLRAHLSAASSYRHLTRHCPICHRLLRLAMDSAPPTAPPATQQTASQAARRALQEPAKGVDADVEDESPAPA; from the coding sequence ATGGCGGCGTCAGCCAGGCACGAGACACGGGCGTTGCTCCGTGCGCACCTGTCGGCCGCCTCCTCCTATCGCCATCTGACGCGCCACTGTCCGATCTGCCACCGCCTGTTGCGGCTGGCGATGGACTCCGCCCCGCCGACCGCACCACCGGCCACGCAGCAGACCGCCTCGCAAGCCGCCCGGCGAGCCCTCCAGGAGCCCGCCAAGGGCGTCGACGCGGACGTCGAGGACGAGAGCCCGGCCCCCGCGTGA
- a CDS encoding maleylpyruvate isomerase family mycothiol-dependent enzyme, producing MPPAKKRARTYDPGRIRTAVLTQFGTVRQAVRTLTPEQLALPTGLAGWTVRDLAAHVTMAVETVSRNLERAEPPKAELALLDWPFATAARAAGISDDTLDLAAAHPDLNALYARTEERLTEALDTAPGGRLLAARTGAITLADYLVTRTVELVVHTDDLNAAVPGLDIPYDRQALAAATRLLADALAVKAPGGSTEVRIPPYAVVQCVEGPRHTRGTPPSVVETDPLTWIRLACGRSTWTEAVEEAKVSASGERADLGGLLPLLG from the coding sequence ATGCCCCCGGCCAAGAAGCGTGCGCGTACCTACGACCCCGGCAGGATCCGCACGGCGGTGCTCACCCAGTTCGGGACCGTACGACAGGCCGTACGTACCCTCACTCCCGAGCAACTCGCCCTTCCCACAGGGCTGGCGGGCTGGACCGTCCGGGATCTGGCCGCGCACGTGACGATGGCGGTGGAGACCGTCAGCCGCAACCTCGAGAGGGCCGAACCTCCGAAGGCGGAGCTCGCCCTCCTGGACTGGCCCTTCGCCACCGCCGCCCGGGCCGCCGGCATCTCCGACGACACCCTGGACCTCGCCGCCGCCCACCCCGACCTGAACGCCCTCTACGCCCGCACCGAGGAACGTCTCACCGAGGCACTCGACACCGCTCCCGGCGGCCGCCTCCTCGCCGCCCGGACGGGCGCCATCACGCTCGCCGACTACCTCGTCACCCGCACTGTCGAACTCGTCGTCCACACCGACGACCTCAACGCGGCCGTGCCCGGCCTGGACATCCCGTACGACCGCCAGGCGCTCGCCGCCGCCACCCGGCTCCTCGCCGACGCCCTCGCCGTCAAGGCCCCCGGCGGCTCCACCGAGGTGCGGATCCCGCCGTACGCCGTCGTGCAGTGCGTCGAAGGACCCCGGCACACCCGCGGCACCCCGCCAAGCGTCGTCGAGACCGACCCGCTGACCTGGATCCGGCTCGCGTGCGGGCGGTCGACCTGGACGGAGGCGGTCGAGGAGGCGAAGGTCAGCGCGAGCGGGGAGCGGGCCGATCTTGGCGGATTGCTGCCGTTGCTGGGCTGA
- a CDS encoding NAD(P)-binding domain-containing protein, with protein sequence MTDVTGAPADVLHTLFHSEQGGHEQVVLCQDQASGLKAVIALHSTALGPALGGTRFYPYASEAEAVADALNLARGMSYKNAMAGLDHGGGKAVIIGDPDVIKTEELLLAYGRFVASLGGRYVTACDVGTYVADMDVVARECRWTTGRSPENGGAGDSSVLTAFGVYQGMRASARHLWGDPSLRDRTVGIAGVGKVGHHLVEHLLEEGARVVITDVRQEAVRRIADRHPSVAVVADTEALIRVEGLDIYAPCALGGALNDGSVPVLTATIVCGAANNQLAHPGVEKDLADRGILYAPDYVVNAGGVIQVADELHGFDFERCRTKAARIYDTTLAIFARAKADGIPPAAAADRIAEQRMAEGRGRR encoded by the coding sequence GTGACCGACGTAACCGGCGCACCTGCTGATGTACTGCACACCCTGTTCCACTCGGAACAGGGCGGTCATGAGCAAGTCGTGCTCTGCCAGGACCAGGCAAGCGGCCTCAAGGCCGTCATCGCCCTCCACTCCACCGCCCTCGGCCCCGCGCTCGGCGGAACCCGCTTCTACCCGTACGCGAGCGAGGCGGAGGCCGTCGCCGACGCGCTGAACCTCGCGCGCGGCATGTCGTACAAGAACGCCATGGCCGGTCTGGACCACGGCGGCGGCAAGGCCGTGATCATCGGCGATCCCGACGTGATCAAGACCGAAGAGCTGCTGCTCGCGTACGGCCGTTTCGTGGCCTCGCTCGGCGGGCGGTACGTGACCGCCTGCGACGTCGGCACCTACGTCGCCGACATGGACGTCGTGGCCCGCGAGTGCCGCTGGACGACCGGGCGCTCGCCGGAGAACGGCGGGGCGGGCGACTCGTCCGTCCTCACCGCGTTCGGCGTGTACCAGGGCATGCGGGCCTCCGCGCGGCACCTGTGGGGCGACCCGTCGCTGCGCGACCGCACGGTCGGCATCGCCGGCGTGGGCAAGGTCGGGCACCACCTGGTGGAGCACCTCCTGGAGGAGGGCGCCCGGGTCGTGATCACCGACGTGCGCCAGGAGGCCGTGCGGCGGATCGCCGACAGGCACCCGTCCGTGGCCGTGGTCGCCGACACCGAGGCGCTGATCCGCGTGGAGGGTCTCGACATCTACGCTCCCTGCGCGCTCGGCGGGGCCCTGAACGACGGCTCCGTGCCGGTGCTCACCGCGACGATCGTCTGCGGTGCCGCCAACAACCAGCTGGCCCACCCGGGCGTCGAGAAGGACCTCGCCGACCGCGGGATCCTCTACGCGCCCGACTACGTCGTGAACGCCGGCGGTGTCATCCAGGTCGCCGACGAACTGCACGGGTTCGACTTCGAACGGTGCCGGACGAAGGCCGCGCGGATCTACGACACCACGCTCGCCATATTCGCACGTGCGAAGGCGGATGGGATTCCGCCGGCCGCGGCGGCCGACCGGATCGCCGAACAGCGGATGGCGGAGGGACGCGGGCGGCGCTGA
- a CDS encoding Lsr2 family protein, with the protein MAQKVVVTLFDDIDGSEAAETIAFGLDGKSYEIDLNPANAKKLRKALAPYVDAGRKRSRSGKAYRQTEVAPDPAAVRAWAQANKMDVPARGRIPKKVYEAFAAAR; encoded by the coding sequence GTGGCGCAGAAGGTCGTGGTCACTCTCTTTGACGACATCGACGGCTCGGAAGCGGCGGAAACGATCGCCTTCGGACTCGACGGCAAGTCGTACGAGATCGACCTGAATCCAGCCAATGCCAAGAAACTGCGTAAGGCGCTCGCGCCGTACGTGGACGCCGGCCGCAAGCGGTCGAGGTCCGGCAAGGCGTACCGGCAGACGGAGGTCGCGCCCGACCCGGCGGCCGTCCGGGCCTGGGCACAGGCGAACAAGATGGACGTCCCGGCGCGCGGGCGCATCCCCAAGAAGGTCTACGAGGCGTTCGCCGCCGCACGGTGA
- a CDS encoding ABC transporter ATP-binding protein, translating into MDTNEHEHVIEVTDLRRVYGGGFEAVRGITFSVRRGEVFALLGTNGAGKTSTVELLEGLARPAGGRVRILGHDPYAERDVVRPRTGVMLQEGGFPSELTVSETARMWAGCVSGARPAQEALELVGLERRAGVRVKQLSGGERRRLDLALALLGRPEVLFLDEPTTGLDAEGRLETWELVRELRDGGTTVLLTTHYLEEAEGLADRLAILHSGRIAAAGTPAEVTAAQPSRISFDLPDGYLLGDLPPLGELGVCGHEVVGSTVRLRTRELQRAATGLLVWAAGAGVELRRLDVRSASLEEAFLGIAREAAASAGAGSDDSANVSESVEEYAV; encoded by the coding sequence ATGGACACCAACGAACACGAACACGTGATTGAGGTCACCGACCTGAGGCGTGTGTACGGGGGCGGGTTCGAAGCCGTACGCGGGATCACCTTCTCCGTGCGCCGCGGCGAGGTCTTCGCACTGCTCGGCACCAACGGCGCCGGAAAGACGTCCACCGTCGAACTGCTGGAGGGACTCGCACGGCCGGCCGGGGGCCGGGTACGGATCCTCGGGCACGATCCCTACGCCGAACGGGACGTCGTACGGCCGCGGACCGGGGTGATGTTGCAGGAGGGTGGCTTTCCCTCCGAACTGACCGTCTCGGAGACCGCGCGGATGTGGGCGGGCTGTGTGAGCGGGGCGCGTCCGGCGCAGGAAGCGCTGGAACTGGTCGGTCTGGAGCGGCGGGCCGGTGTCCGGGTGAAGCAGTTGTCCGGAGGCGAGCGGCGGCGCCTGGACCTGGCGCTCGCGCTGCTCGGCCGGCCCGAGGTGCTGTTCCTGGACGAGCCGACGACCGGACTGGACGCCGAAGGGCGCCTGGAAACCTGGGAGTTGGTGCGCGAGCTGCGCGACGGCGGTACGACCGTGCTGCTGACCACGCACTACCTGGAGGAGGCCGAGGGTCTCGCCGACCGGCTGGCGATCCTTCACTCGGGTCGCATCGCGGCCGCCGGGACGCCGGCCGAGGTGACCGCCGCGCAGCCGTCCCGGATCTCCTTCGACCTGCCCGACGGGTACCTCCTGGGGGACCTGCCGCCGCTCGGCGAGCTGGGGGTGTGCGGGCACGAGGTGGTGGGGAGCACCGTACGGCTGCGGACCCGGGAGCTTCAGCGGGCGGCCACCGGGCTGCTGGTGTGGGCCGCCGGGGCGGGTGTGGAGCTGCGGCGGCTCGATGTGCGGTCGGCCTCGCTGGAGGAGGCGTTCCTGGGGATCGCGCGGGAGGCGGCCGCTTCGGCCGGGGCTGGTTCGGATGATTCTGCGAACGTTTCCGAGAGTGTCGAGGAGTACGCGGTATGA
- the purL gene encoding phosphoribosylformylglycinamidine synthase subunit PurL, whose protein sequence is MSRTPLDTVEHATATPDVELPWAELGLKKDEYERVVEILGRRPTGAELAMYSVMWSEHCSYKSSKVHLRQFGEKAPQSDALLVGIGENAGVVDVGQGYAVTFKVESHNHPSYVEPYQGAATGVGGIVRDIIAMGARPVAVVDPLRFGAADHPDTKRVLPGVVAGIGGYGNCLGLPNIGGEVVFDACYQGNPLVNAGAIGVMRHEDIHLAKASGAGNKVILYGARTGGDGIGGASILASETFDDAKPSKRPAVQVGDPFQEKLLIECTLEAFQEKLVVGIQDLGAAGLSCATSELASNGSGGMRVTLDDVPLRDSTLSPEEILMSESQERMCAVVEPEKVDRFLEICDKWDVIATVIGEVTDGDRLEIYWHGGKIVDVDPRTVAHDGPVYERPYARPEWQDALQADDAGKLARPASSAELKDQVLKLVSSPNQASKKWITSQYDHFVQGNTVLAQPEDSGMIRIDEQTGLGVAIATDGNGRYAKLDPYAGAQLALSEAYRNVATTGATPLAVSDCLNFGSPEDPAVMWQFAEAIRGLADACQQLGTPVTGGNVSLYNQTGEAAIHPTPVVAVLGVIDDVARRTPVAFQEEGQLLYLLGDTRDEFGGSAWSQVVHDHLGGLPPKVDLERERLLAEILISASRDGMIDSAHDLSDGGLVQAVVESALLGGKGARLIVPDGLDAFTFLFSESAGRAVVAVPRSEEVRFNDMCGARGLPVTRIGVVDGDSVEVQGEFALSLEDLRTAHEATIPALLA, encoded by the coding sequence ATGAGCCGGACGCCTCTGGACACGGTCGAGCACGCGACCGCGACCCCCGACGTCGAGCTGCCCTGGGCCGAACTCGGACTGAAGAAGGACGAGTACGAGCGGGTCGTGGAGATCCTCGGCCGCCGCCCGACCGGCGCCGAGCTCGCCATGTACTCGGTCATGTGGTCCGAGCACTGCTCGTACAAGTCGTCGAAGGTGCACCTGCGCCAGTTCGGCGAGAAGGCCCCCCAGTCCGACGCGCTGCTCGTCGGCATCGGTGAGAACGCCGGTGTCGTCGACGTCGGCCAGGGCTACGCGGTCACCTTCAAGGTCGAGTCGCACAACCACCCGTCGTACGTGGAGCCGTACCAGGGCGCCGCGACCGGTGTCGGCGGCATCGTGCGCGACATCATCGCGATGGGTGCCCGGCCGGTCGCCGTCGTCGACCCGCTCCGCTTCGGCGCCGCCGACCACCCGGACACCAAGCGGGTGCTGCCGGGTGTCGTCGCGGGCATCGGCGGCTACGGCAACTGCCTGGGCCTGCCGAACATCGGCGGCGAGGTCGTCTTCGACGCCTGCTACCAGGGCAACCCGCTGGTCAACGCCGGTGCCATCGGCGTGATGCGGCACGAGGACATCCACCTCGCGAAGGCGTCCGGCGCGGGCAACAAGGTCATCCTGTACGGGGCCCGCACGGGCGGCGACGGCATCGGCGGCGCGTCCATCCTCGCCTCCGAGACCTTCGACGACGCCAAGCCGTCGAAGCGTCCCGCGGTCCAGGTCGGCGACCCCTTCCAGGAGAAGCTCCTCATCGAGTGCACCCTGGAGGCCTTCCAGGAGAAGCTGGTCGTCGGCATCCAGGACCTCGGCGCGGCCGGTCTGTCCTGTGCCACCTCCGAGCTGGCCTCCAACGGCTCCGGTGGCATGCGCGTGACCCTGGACGACGTACCGCTGCGTGACTCGACGCTCTCGCCCGAGGAAATCCTCATGAGCGAGTCGCAGGAACGCATGTGCGCGGTCGTCGAGCCGGAGAAGGTCGACCGGTTCCTGGAGATCTGCGACAAGTGGGACGTCATCGCCACCGTCATCGGTGAGGTGACCGACGGCGACCGCCTGGAGATCTACTGGCACGGAGGCAAGATCGTCGACGTCGACCCGCGCACGGTCGCCCACGACGGTCCGGTCTACGAGCGCCCGTACGCCCGTCCGGAGTGGCAGGACGCCCTTCAGGCGGACGACGCCGGCAAGCTCGCGCGGCCCGCGAGTTCCGCGGAGCTGAAGGACCAGGTCCTGAAGCTGGTGTCGTCTCCCAACCAGGCCTCCAAGAAGTGGATCACCTCGCAGTACGACCACTTCGTGCAGGGCAACACGGTGCTGGCCCAGCCCGAGGACTCCGGGATGATCCGCATCGACGAGCAGACCGGCCTCGGCGTCGCCATCGCGACGGACGGCAACGGCCGGTACGCCAAGCTGGACCCGTACGCGGGCGCCCAGCTGGCCCTCTCCGAGGCCTACCGCAACGTGGCGACGACCGGCGCCACGCCGCTCGCCGTCTCCGACTGCCTGAACTTCGGTTCGCCCGAGGACCCGGCGGTGATGTGGCAGTTCGCGGAGGCCATCCGCGGTCTCGCCGACGCCTGCCAGCAGCTCGGCACCCCGGTGACCGGCGGCAACGTCTCGCTCTACAACCAGACCGGCGAGGCGGCCATCCACCCGACCCCGGTCGTGGCGGTCCTCGGCGTCATCGACGACGTGGCCCGGCGCACGCCGGTCGCCTTCCAGGAGGAGGGCCAGCTGCTCTACCTCCTCGGCGACACGCGTGACGAGTTCGGCGGCTCGGCCTGGTCCCAGGTCGTCCACGACCACCTGGGCGGCCTGCCTCCGAAGGTGGACCTGGAGCGCGAGCGCCTGCTGGCCGAGATCCTGATCTCCGCCTCCCGCGACGGCATGATCGACTCCGCGCACGACCTGTCCGACGGCGGTCTGGTCCAGGCCGTGGTCGAGTCGGCGCTGCTCGGCGGCAAGGGCGCACGGCTGATCGTGCCGGACGGGCTCGACGCGTTCACCTTCCTGTTCTCGGAGTCCGCGGGCCGTGCGGTCGTCGCCGTCCCGCGTTCCGAGGAGGTCCGCTTCAACGACATGTGCGGTGCGCGGGGTCTGCCCGTCACCCGCATCGGTGTCGTCGACGGCGACTCCGTCGAGGTCCAGGGCGAGTTCGCGCTCTCCCTGGAGGACCTGCGCACGGCACACGAGGCGACCATCCCGGCGCTGCTCGCGTAG
- the bldC gene encoding developmental transcriptional regulator BldC, producing MTARTPDAEPLLTPAEVATMFRVDPKTVTRWAKAGKLTSIRTLGGHRRYREAEVRALLAGIPQQRSEA from the coding sequence ATGACCGCTCGCACCCCTGATGCCGAGCCGCTGCTGACCCCGGCTGAAGTCGCCACGATGTTCCGCGTCGACCCGAAGACGGTCACGCGGTGGGCGAAGGCCGGCAAGCTCACGTCCATCCGTACGCTCGGCGGGCACCGCCGTTACCGCGAGGCTGAGGTCCGCGCTCTGCTCGCGGGCATCCCGCAGCAGCGCAGCGAGGCCTGA
- the purM gene encoding phosphoribosylformylglycinamidine cyclo-ligase, with protein MSETTGASYAAASYKTAGVDIEAGDRAVELMKEWVKKAQRPEVLGGLGGFAGLFDASALKRYERPLLASATDGVGTKVDIARQLGVYDSIGHDLVAMVMDDIVVCGAEPLFMTDYICVGKVHPERVAAIVKGIAEGCVLAGCALVGGETAEHPGLLGPDDFDVAGAGTGVVEADRLLGPDRIRTGDAVIAMAASGLHSNGYSLVRHVLLNQAGLALDARIEEFGRTLGEELLEPTKIYSLDCLALTRTTDVHAFSHVTGGGLAANLARVIPDTLHAIVDRSTWTPAPVFDLVGRTGQVERLELEKTLNMGVGMIAIVPEESADVALATLADRGVEAWVAGEITDRGDHTTGAELVGTYSV; from the coding sequence ATGTCTGAGACAACTGGTGCCAGCTACGCAGCTGCTTCTTACAAAACAGCAGGTGTCGACATCGAGGCGGGCGACCGCGCCGTCGAGCTGATGAAGGAGTGGGTGAAGAAGGCACAGCGCCCCGAGGTCCTCGGCGGCCTCGGCGGTTTCGCCGGCCTCTTCGACGCCTCCGCCCTCAAGCGCTACGAGCGCCCGCTGCTCGCCTCCGCGACCGACGGCGTCGGCACCAAGGTCGACATCGCGCGCCAGCTGGGCGTCTACGACTCCATCGGCCACGACCTGGTCGCGATGGTCATGGACGACATCGTGGTCTGCGGCGCCGAGCCGCTGTTCATGACCGACTACATCTGCGTCGGCAAGGTCCACCCCGAGCGGGTCGCCGCCATCGTCAAGGGCATCGCCGAGGGCTGTGTCCTGGCCGGCTGCGCCCTCGTGGGCGGCGAGACGGCCGAGCACCCCGGTCTGCTGGGGCCGGACGACTTCGACGTCGCCGGTGCCGGTACGGGCGTGGTGGAGGCCGACCGTCTGCTGGGCCCGGATCGCATCCGTACGGGGGACGCGGTCATCGCGATGGCCGCCTCCGGTCTTCACTCGAACGGGTACTCGCTCGTCCGGCATGTCCTGCTGAACCAGGCCGGTCTCGCGCTGGACGCGCGGATCGAGGAGTTCGGCCGCACGCTGGGCGAGGAGCTCCTGGAGCCCACCAAGATCTACTCGCTGGACTGTCTGGCCCTGACCCGGACCACCGACGTGCACGCCTTCAGTCACGTCACGGGCGGCGGGCTCGCCGCCAACCTGGCCCGTGTGATCCCCGACACGCTGCACGCGATCGTCGACCGATCCACCTGGACCCCGGCCCCGGTCTTCGACCTCGTCGGCAGGACCGGTCAGGTCGAGCGCCTGGAGCTGGAGAAGACCCTGAACATGGGCGTCGGCATGATCGCGATCGTGCCCGAGGAGTCGGCGGACGTGGCCCTGGCCACCCTGGCCGACCGGGGGGTCGAGGCGTGGGTGGCCGGCGAGATCACGGACCGCGGCGATCACACCACGGGTGCGGAACTGGTCGGCACGTATTCAGTCTAA
- the purF gene encoding amidophosphoribosyltransferase has product MPRGDGRLSHDLLPGEKGPQDACGVFGVWAPGEEVAKLTYFGLYALQHRGQESAGIAVSNGSQILVFKDMGLVSQVFDETSLGSLQGHIAVGHARYSTTGASVWENAQPTFRATAHGSIALGHNGNLVNTAQLAEMVADLPKDTNGRSTRVAATNDTDLLTALLAAQVDDDGKPLTIEEAAPVVLPQVKGAFSLVFMNEHTLYAARDPQGVRPLVLGRLERGWVIASESAALDICGAAYVREIEPGEFVAIDENGLRSSRFAEAKPKGCVFEYVYLARPDTDIAGRNVYLSRVEMGRKLAKEAPVDADLVIATPESGTPAAIGYAEASGIPFGAGLVKNAYVGRTFIQPSQTIRQLGIRLKLNPLKEVIKGKRLVVVDDSIVRGNTQRALVRMLREAGAAEVHIRISSPPVKWPCFFGIDFATRAELIANGMSIDEIGTSLGADSLAYISIDGMIEATTIAKPNLCRACFDGEYPMDLPDPELLGKQLLETELAAGPAATAAADAIRRP; this is encoded by the coding sequence GTGCCACGTGGTGACGGTCGACTCAGTCATGATCTGCTCCCCGGTGAGAAAGGCCCCCAGGACGCATGCGGCGTCTTCGGTGTCTGGGCTCCGGGCGAAGAGGTCGCCAAGCTCACTTACTTCGGGCTCTACGCCCTCCAGCATCGAGGTCAGGAATCCGCGGGAATCGCGGTCAGTAACGGCTCCCAGATCCTCGTCTTCAAGGACATGGGGCTCGTTTCCCAGGTCTTCGACGAGACCTCGCTCGGTTCGCTCCAGGGTCATATCGCGGTCGGTCACGCCCGCTACTCGACCACCGGTGCCTCCGTGTGGGAGAACGCCCAGCCGACGTTCCGTGCCACCGCGCACGGTTCCATCGCGCTCGGCCACAACGGCAACCTGGTCAACACGGCGCAGCTCGCCGAGATGGTCGCCGACCTTCCGAAGGACACCAACGGTCGCTCGACCCGCGTCGCGGCCACCAACGACACCGACCTGCTCACCGCGCTCCTCGCGGCCCAGGTCGACGACGACGGCAAGCCGCTGACGATCGAGGAGGCCGCCCCCGTGGTCCTCCCGCAGGTCAAGGGCGCCTTCTCGCTCGTCTTCATGAACGAGCACACCCTCTACGCCGCCCGCGACCCGCAGGGCGTCCGCCCGCTGGTCCTCGGCCGCCTGGAGCGTGGCTGGGTGATCGCCTCCGAGTCGGCCGCCCTCGACATCTGCGGCGCCGCCTACGTCCGCGAGATCGAGCCGGGCGAGTTCGTCGCCATCGACGAGAACGGCCTGCGTTCCTCTCGATTCGCGGAAGCGAAGCCCAAGGGCTGTGTCTTCGAGTACGTGTACCTGGCCCGCCCCGACACCGACATCGCCGGGCGGAACGTGTACCTCTCCCGCGTGGAGATGGGCCGCAAGCTCGCCAAGGAAGCCCCGGTCGACGCCGACCTGGTGATAGCTACTCCGGAGTCCGGCACCCCCGCCGCCATCGGCTACGCGGAAGCCTCGGGCATCCCCTTCGGTGCCGGCCTGGTCAAGAACGCGTACGTGGGCCGGACGTTCATCCAGCCCTCCCAGACGATCCGCCAGCTCGGTATCCGGCTCAAGCTGAACCCGCTGAAGGAAGTCATCAAGGGCAAGCGCCTGGTCGTCGTCGACGACTCGATCGTGCGCGGCAACACCCAGCGCGCCCTGGTCCGGATGCTTCGCGAGGCGGGCGCGGCGGAGGTCCACATCCGGATCTCCTCGCCTCCCGTGAAGTGGCCCTGCTTCTTCGGCATAGATTTCGCCACCCGCGCCGAGCTCATCGCCAACGGCATGAGCATCGACGAGATCGGCACCTCCCTGGGCGCCGACTCCCTGGCGTACATCTCCATCGACGGCATGATCGAGGCGACCACCATCGCCAAGCCGAACCTGTGCCGCGCCTGCTTCGACGGCGAGTACCCGATGGACCTCCCGGACCCCGAGCTGCTCGGCAAGCAGCTCCTGGAGACCGAGCTGGCCGCCGGGCCCGCGGCCACGGCCGCGGCCGACGCGATCCGTCGCCCGTAG
- a CDS encoding DUF3073 domain-containing protein codes for MGRGRAKAKQTKVARQLKYNSGGTDLSRLASELGASTSSQPPNGEPFEDDEDEDDPYAQYADLYNDDDEDEDDESGPASQRRGA; via the coding sequence ATGGGGCGCGGCCGGGCCAAGGCCAAGCAGACGAAGGTCGCCCGCCAGCTGAAGTACAACAGCGGCGGGACTGACCTGTCGCGTCTGGCCAGCGAGCTGGGCGCTTCGACTTCGAGTCAGCCTCCGAACGGCGAGCCGTTCGAGGACGACGAGGACGAAGACGACCCGTACGCCCAGTACGCGGATCTGTACAACGACGACGATGAGGACGAGGACGACGAGTCCGGTCCCGCGTCACAACGCCGCGGCGCTTGA